The Microbulbifer sp. YPW1 genome contains the following window.
TGGGCGCTTCAGCGAAGCCACCGACGCTTTCGTAGAGCGCTTTACCGCCTCGGTGATGTTTGACCAGCGTATGGCGCTGGAAGACATCCAGGGTTCCCTGGCCCACGCGCAGATGCTGTCGGAAGTCGGCGTGCTGACCGAAGACGAGTTCAAGCAGATCGAAGGTGGCCTCAAGGATATCGCCGAGGAGATCAAGGCCGGCGAATTCCCCTGGTCCGTGGCGCTCGAAGACGTGCACATGAATATCGAAGCGCGCCTGACCGACCGCATCGGTGCCACCGGCAAGAAGCTGCACACCGGCCGCTCGCGCAACGACCAGGTAGCGACCGACATCCGCCTGTGGCTGCGCAACCGCATCGACCTGATCGCCGGCGAACTGACCCGCCTGCAGACGGGACTGGTGGATCTGGCGGAAAAGGAAGCGGACACCATCATGCCCGGTTTCACCCACCTGCAGTCCGCGCAGCCGGTGACCTTTGGCCACCACCTGCTGGCCTGGAACGAGATGCTGACCCGCGACTTCGAGCGCCTGATGGACTGCCGCAAGCGCGTCAACCGCTCGCCCCTGGGCGCCGCGGCCCTGGCCGGCACCAGTTACCCGATCAACCGCGCGCGCACCGCCGAGCTGCTGGGCTTTGATGCGCCCACCGAGAACTCCCTGGACTCCGTCAGCGATCGCGACTTCGCCATCGAATTCTGCGCCTTCTCCGCACTGCTGCTCACCCACCTGAGCCGCGCCAGCGAAGAACTGGTGCTGTGGACCTCCAGCCAGTTCGACTTTATCGACCTGCCCGACCGCTTCTGCACCGGTTCCTCCATCATGCCGCAGAAGAAAAACCCGGACGTACCGGAACTGGTGCGCGGCAAAACCGGCCGCGTCAACGGCCACCTGATCGCCCTGCTCACCCTGATGAAGAGCCAGCCGCTGGCCTACAACAAGGACAACCAGGAAGACAAGGAACCCCTGTTCGACGCCGCCGACACCGTGCTGGATTGCCTGCGGGCCTTCGCCGATATGGCGCCGGCGCTGAAGCCGAAGAAAGAGAATATGCTCGCCGCCGCCGGCAAGGGTTTCTCCACCGCCACCGATCTGGCGGACTATCTGGTGCGCAA
Protein-coding sequences here:
- the argH gene encoding argininosuccinate lyase — protein: MSNDNSSANNAQNPAAKLWGGRFSEATDAFVERFTASVMFDQRMALEDIQGSLAHAQMLSEVGVLTEDEFKQIEGGLKDIAEEIKAGEFPWSVALEDVHMNIEARLTDRIGATGKKLHTGRSRNDQVATDIRLWLRNRIDLIAGELTRLQTGLVDLAEKEADTIMPGFTHLQSAQPVTFGHHLLAWNEMLTRDFERLMDCRKRVNRSPLGAAALAGTSYPINRARTAELLGFDAPTENSLDSVSDRDFAIEFCAFSALLLTHLSRASEELVLWTSSQFDFIDLPDRFCTGSSIMPQKKNPDVPELVRGKTGRVNGHLIALLTLMKSQPLAYNKDNQEDKEPLFDAADTVLDCLRAFADMAPALKPKKENMLAAAGKGFSTATDLADYLVRKGVAFRDAHEIVGQSVAFAIEKDCDLADLSLAELQKFSDVIGDDVFDVLTLEGSVAARDHIGGTAPNQVRAACERARKLIAAR